From Aedes albopictus strain Foshan chromosome 1, AalbF5, whole genome shotgun sequence, one genomic window encodes:
- the LOC134285659 gene encoding calcium-activated potassium channel slowpoke-like (The sequence of the model RefSeq protein was modified relative to this genomic sequence to represent the inferred CDS: added 138 bases not found in genome assembly), whose translation MLNSTKQVNKVKPNVNRQPPDNIVSPSTYNRPPETEPSPYAGYQLAYEVKKLMPTSRGSGSGAQNQNGVTLQAGIADDQSKDFDFEKTEMKYDSTGMFHWSPAKSLEECILDRNQAAMTVLNGHVVVCLFADPDSPLIGLRNLVMPLRASNFHYHELKHVVIVGSVEYIRREWKMLQNLPKISVLNGSPLSRADLRAVNVNLCDMCCILSAKVPSNDDPTLADKEAILASLNIKAMTFDDTIGVLSQRGSEQDNLTPVGSPIVLQRRGSVYGANVPMITELVNDSNVQFLDQDDDDDPDTELYLTQPFACGTAFAVSVLDSLMSTTYFNQNALTLIRSLITGGATPELELILAEGAGLRGGYSTPESLSNRDRCRVGQISLYDGPLAQFGEAGKYGDLFVAALKSYGMLCIGLYRFRDTSSSCDASSKRYVITNPPDDFSLLPTDQVFVLMQFDPGLEYKPATVRGPAGGRQQNSQQTGVGGGGSNKDDNS comes from the exons TACGAAGTGAAAAAGCTCAT GCCCACGAGTCGAGGGAGCGGGTCGGGTGCACAAAACCAGAACGGTGTGACGCTGCAGGCGGGAATCGCTGACGACCAGTCCAAGGACTTCGACTTCGAGAAAACGGAGATGAAGTACGACTCGACCGGTATGTTCCACTGGAGTCCCGCGAAGAGCTTAGAGGAGTGCATACTG GATCGAAATCAAGCGGCCATGACGGTACTGAACGGGCACGTCGTTGTGTGTCTGTTCGCCGATCCGGACTCGCCGCTGATAGGATTAAGAAACCTCGTGATGCCACTACGTGCTTCAAACTTCCACTATCATGAGCTGAAACACGTCGTGATCGTGGGTTCCGTTGAATACATTCGACGcgagtggaagatgctgcagaaCCTGCCCAAGATATCCGTACTGAAT GGATCCCCACTGAGCAGAGCAGACCTCCGAGCGGTCAACGTAAACCTTTGTGATATGTGTTGTATTCTATCGGCGAAAGTTCCTAGCAACGACGATCCGACGTTAGCCGATAAGGAAGccatccttgcctcactcaaCATTAAAGCAATGACGTTCGACGACACCATAGGAGTGCTGAGTCAGCGTGGCTCCGAGCAGGATAATCTCACCCCGGTCGGGAGTCCGATAGTGCTGCAACGGCGCGGTTCGGTCTACGGTGCCAATGTGCCAATGATTACGG AATTAGTCAACGACAGCAACGTGCAGTTTCTGGATCAGGACGACGATGACGATCCGGACACTGAGCTGTACCTAACGCAACCGTTCGCCTGCGGTACGGCATTCGCTGTGAGTGTGCTAGATTCCCTCATGTCAACG ACATACTTCAATCAAAACGCCTTAACACTGATACGGTCGCTCATCACGGGAGGTGCGACACCGGAACTGGAACTGATACTGGCAGAAGGTGCTGGCCTGAGAGGTGGCTACAGCACGCCCGAGAGTCTCAGCAATCGAGATAG ATGTCGCGTCGGCCAGATCTCCTTGTACGACGGCCCGCTGGCGCAGTTCGGTGAAGCCGGCAAGTACGGTGACCTGTTCGTGGCAGCGCTCAAGTCCTACGGCATGCTATGCATAGGACTGTACCGATTCCGGGACACCAGTTCGAGTTGTGACGCCAGCAGTAAGCGATATGTGATCACCAATCCACCCGATGACTTCTCGCTGCTGCCCACGGATCAG GTCTTCGTGCTGATGCAGTTCGATCCGGGCCTGGAGTACAAGCCGGCCACCGTCCGTGGCCCGGCTGGAGGTCGCCAGCAGAACAGTCAGCAGACCGGCGTCGGTGGCGGAGGCTCCAACAAAGACGACAACTCTTGA